A stretch of Mastacembelus armatus chromosome 1, fMasArm1.2, whole genome shotgun sequence DNA encodes these proteins:
- the exoc1l gene encoding exocyst complex component 1-like: MSSLLREEMQRVLFRPAKQRLVEFIEIEEPSHGRHFLCVSVAKNKVVQVCIVRCQISQTSIKSGTKKSHTKRSSIQECYRRTEVWSLQDLTLVDGRDPDVDDPCFLLHFDKVRTVTAISCSAKYAIVRALVALSDRHCQRSLKLRNFDWTYIKPTSFYSNRGDCVVLTQICFYAFNLVCLSMCPVPLDA; the protein is encoded by the exons ATGTCGTCTCTTCTGAGGGAGGAGATGCAGAGAGTTTTATTTCGACCTGCAAAACAGAGACTCGTGGAGTTTATTGAGATTGAAGAGCCATCGCATGGAAGACATTTTCTCTGCGTTTCAG TTGCCAAAAACAAAGTAGTGCAGGTATGTATAGTGCGATGTCAGATATCTCAGACATCCATAAAGTCCGGAACCAAAAAGTCCCACACCAAGCGCTCCAGCATACAAGAGTGCTACAGGAGAACGGAGGTCTGGTCTCTGCAAGATCTGACTCTTGTTGACGGACGGGACCCTGATGTG GATGACCCCTGTTTCCTGCTGCACTTTGACAAAGTGCGAACAGTGACAGCCATTAGCTGCTCAGCCAAATACGCTATCGTGCGTGCCCTGGTGGCACTTAGTGACCGACACTGTCAGAGGTCACTGAAGCTGCGGAACTTTGACTGGACCTACATTAAGCCCACCTCTTTCTACTCCAACAGAGGAGATTGTGTTGTCCTGACACAGATATGCTTCTATGCATTCAATTTGGTGTGTCTGTCCATGTGTCCTGTGCCCTTGGACGCATAA